Proteins found in one Zea mays cultivar B73 chromosome 1, Zm-B73-REFERENCE-NAM-5.0, whole genome shotgun sequence genomic segment:
- the LOC103643403 gene encoding trafficking protein particle complex subunit 13 isoform X2 → MASPYAGGVQPPSPAGAVQQQQQNHSLAFRVMRLSRPSLQPDLAALLRFDPRDVFLPEDALTGSDPSAAAKFLHGLLHPADSATAVPGDFTFRDRFLLRDPADALALPGLLVLPQSFGAIYLGETFCSYISINNSSSFEARDVVIKAEIQTERQRILLLDTSKSPVESIRSGGRYDFIVEHDVKELGAHTLVCTALYNDGDGERKYLPQFFKFSVSNPLSVRTKVRTIKDITYLEACIENHTKSNLYMDQVDFEPAQQWSATRLEADEHPSTVKSAIGDLCKQPILIRAGGGIYNYLYQLRSSSDEAGQTKSEGSSILGKFQITWRTNLGEPGRLQTQNIHSTPTASKDVNLRAVKVPPIIYVERAFMVNLCLTNQTDKTVGPFEVFLAPSMSGEDRAVLVNGPQKLSMVTTQLGVQKISGITMYAVQEKKYYEPLPDIEIFVDAE, encoded by the exons ATGGCTTCGCCTTACGCCGGCGGCGTGCAGCCTCCCTCTCCCGCTGGGgcggtgcagcagcagcagcagaaccACTCTCTGGCGTTCCGCGTGATGCGGCTGTCTCGCCCCTCACTCCAGCCAGACCTGGCCGCTCTGCTCCGCTTCGACCCACGCGACGTCTTCCTCCCTGAGGACGCGCTCACCGGCTCCGACCCGTCCGCTGCCGCCAAATTCCTCCACGGCCTCCTCCACCCTGCGGACTCCGCCACTGCCGTCCCTGGAGACTTCACCTTCCGCGACCGCTTCCTCCTCCGCGACCCAGCCGACGCGCTCGCTCTGCCGGGCCTCCTCGTCCTCCCCCAGTCGTTCGG TGCGATCTATCTGGGCGAGACCTTCTGCAGTTACATCAGCATCAACAATAGCTCCAGCTTTGAGGCCAGGGACGTCGTCATCAAG GCAGAAATACAAACAGAGAGACAGAGAATACTTCTTCTGGATACATCAAAATCCCCTGTTGAGTCAATTAGATCTGGGGGTAGATATGATTTCATTGTGGAACATGATGTCAAAGAACTAGGAGCACATAC GCTTGTATGTACTGCTTTATATAATGATGGTGATGGAGAGCGTAAATATCTTCCCCAGTTCTTTAAGTTCTCTGTTTCAAACCCATTATCTGTTAGGACAAAG gttCGCACCATCAAG GACATCACATATCTGGAAGCCTGCATAGAGAACCATACAAAATCTAATCTTTACATGGATCAAGTTGATTTTGAGCCTGCCCAACAATGGAGTGCTACAAGACTGGAAGCTGATGAACATCCCTCAACAGTGAAGTCTGCAATAGG GGATCTCTGTAAACAACCGATCCTCATCAGAGCTGGGGGAGGAATATACAATTACCTTTATCAGCTAAGATCATCATCTGATGAAGCTGGTCAAACAAAGTCTGAGGGAAgcagtatacttggtaaatttcaGATAACATGGCGTACGAACCTGGGTGAACCAGGCCGTTTGCAGACTCAGAACATTCATAGCACT CCGACTGCAAGCAAAGATGTTAATCTCCGTGCTGTGAAAGTTCCACCTATTATATATGTGGAAAGAGCATTTATG GTCAATCTGTGCCTTACAAATCAAACGGACAAAACTGTGGGCCCTTTTGAAGTATTTCTGGCTCCAAGCATGTCGGGTGAAGACAGAGCTGTTCTAGTCAATGGGCCACAGAAGTTG AGCATGGTGACCACCCAGCTAGGAGTGCAAAAGATTTCCGGAATTACAATGTACGCCGTGCAGGAAAAGAAGTACTATGAACCTTTGCCCGACATAGAG ATTTTTGTTGATGCAGAATAG
- the LOC103643403 gene encoding trafficking protein particle complex subunit 13 isoform X1, translating into MASPYAGGVQPPSPAGAVQQQQQNHSLAFRVMRLSRPSLQPDLAALLRFDPRDVFLPEDALTGSDPSAAAKFLHGLLHPADSATAVPGDFTFRDRFLLRDPADALALPGLLVLPQSFGAIYLGETFCSYISINNSSSFEARDVVIKAEIQTERQRILLLDTSKSPVESIRSGGRYDFIVEHDVKELGAHTLVCTALYNDGDGERKYLPQFFKFSVSNPLSVRTKVRTIKDITYLEACIENHTKSNLYMDQVDFEPAQQWSATRLEADEHPSTVKSAIGDLCKQPILIRAGGGIYNYLYQLRSSSDEAGQTKSEGSSILGKFQITWRTNLGEPGRLQTQNIHSTPTASKDVNLRAVKVPPIIYVERAFMVNLCLTNQTDKTVGPFEVFLAPSMSGEDRAVLVNGPQKLILPLVEAFESIKFDLSMVTTQLGVQKISGITMYAVQEKKYYEPLPDIEIFVDAE; encoded by the exons ATGGCTTCGCCTTACGCCGGCGGCGTGCAGCCTCCCTCTCCCGCTGGGgcggtgcagcagcagcagcagaaccACTCTCTGGCGTTCCGCGTGATGCGGCTGTCTCGCCCCTCACTCCAGCCAGACCTGGCCGCTCTGCTCCGCTTCGACCCACGCGACGTCTTCCTCCCTGAGGACGCGCTCACCGGCTCCGACCCGTCCGCTGCCGCCAAATTCCTCCACGGCCTCCTCCACCCTGCGGACTCCGCCACTGCCGTCCCTGGAGACTTCACCTTCCGCGACCGCTTCCTCCTCCGCGACCCAGCCGACGCGCTCGCTCTGCCGGGCCTCCTCGTCCTCCCCCAGTCGTTCGG TGCGATCTATCTGGGCGAGACCTTCTGCAGTTACATCAGCATCAACAATAGCTCCAGCTTTGAGGCCAGGGACGTCGTCATCAAG GCAGAAATACAAACAGAGAGACAGAGAATACTTCTTCTGGATACATCAAAATCCCCTGTTGAGTCAATTAGATCTGGGGGTAGATATGATTTCATTGTGGAACATGATGTCAAAGAACTAGGAGCACATAC GCTTGTATGTACTGCTTTATATAATGATGGTGATGGAGAGCGTAAATATCTTCCCCAGTTCTTTAAGTTCTCTGTTTCAAACCCATTATCTGTTAGGACAAAG gttCGCACCATCAAG GACATCACATATCTGGAAGCCTGCATAGAGAACCATACAAAATCTAATCTTTACATGGATCAAGTTGATTTTGAGCCTGCCCAACAATGGAGTGCTACAAGACTGGAAGCTGATGAACATCCCTCAACAGTGAAGTCTGCAATAGG GGATCTCTGTAAACAACCGATCCTCATCAGAGCTGGGGGAGGAATATACAATTACCTTTATCAGCTAAGATCATCATCTGATGAAGCTGGTCAAACAAAGTCTGAGGGAAgcagtatacttggtaaatttcaGATAACATGGCGTACGAACCTGGGTGAACCAGGCCGTTTGCAGACTCAGAACATTCATAGCACT CCGACTGCAAGCAAAGATGTTAATCTCCGTGCTGTGAAAGTTCCACCTATTATATATGTGGAAAGAGCATTTATG GTCAATCTGTGCCTTACAAATCAAACGGACAAAACTGTGGGCCCTTTTGAAGTATTTCTGGCTCCAAGCATGTCGGGTGAAGACAGAGCTGTTCTAGTCAATGGGCCACAGAAGTTG ATTTTACCTTTGGTGGAGGCTTTTGAGTCTATCAAATTTGATCTG AGCATGGTGACCACCCAGCTAGGAGTGCAAAAGATTTCCGGAATTACAATGTACGCCGTGCAGGAAAAGAAGTACTATGAACCTTTGCCCGACATAGAG ATTTTTGTTGATGCAGAATAG
- the LOC100282235 gene encoding Microtubule-associated protein RP/EB family member 1C: protein MAASNIGMMDGAYFVGRNEILAWINTTLQLGLSKVEEAASGAVACQLMDAAHPGAVPMHKVNFDAKTEYDMIQNYKVLQDVFNKLKITKHIEVNKLIKGRPLDNLEFMQWMKRYCDSVNGGFMSSYNASERRESSKGGKETNRRASVPSHTPAKSASTGHKAQASHGAKRASGQTAGAPQRSAKPSPAASSGGPAYDEQITELKLLVDSLEKERDFYFSKLRDIEILCQNPEVEHVPVHAIQNILYTSEEDPQQQAPALSPIMEASEERPKQEAAHKRKSISDLDEFGMSSSSRQRLSDISDVQLCGSPLTSFS, encoded by the exons ATGGCAGCGAGCAACATCGGGATGATGGACGGAGCCTACTTCGTCGGGCGCAACGAGATCCTCGCGTGGATCAACACTACGCTGCAGCTCGGCCTCTCCAAGGTGGAGGAG GCGGCGTCAGGCGCGGTTGCGTGCCAACTGATGGACGCGGCGCATCCCGGCGCCGTGCCGATGCACAAGGTCAACTTCGACGCCAAGACGGAGTACGACATGATCCAGAACTACAAGGTCCTGCAGGATGTGTTCAACAAGCTCAAGATCACTAAG CATATAGAGGTGAACAAGCTTATCAAAGGAAGGCCCCTTGACAATCTGGAGTTCATGCAGTGGATGAAACGATATTGTGATTCTGTCAATGGTGGCTTCATGAGCAG CTACAATGCTTCTGAGAGAAGGGAAAGCAGCAAAGGGGGAAAGGAGACGAACAGAAGGGCATCGGTGccctctcacacaccggccaagtCTGCATCCACAGGTCACAAGGCTCAAGCATCACATGGTGCCAAGCGGGCAAGCGGGCAGACGGCGGGTGCACCACAGCGCAGCGCTAAGCCATCACCTGCAGCCAGCTCTGGCGGACCAGCTTATGACGAACAA ATAACTGAGCTGAAGCTCCTTGTGGATAGCCTGGAGAAGGAGAGAGATTTCTACTTCTCCAAGCTGCGGGACATTGAGATCTTGTGCCAAAACCCTGAGGTTGAGCACGTGCCG GTCCATGCTATCCAGAACATACTCTACACATCAGAGGAGGACCCTCAGCAGCAGGCTCCAGCCCTGAGCCCCATCATGGAGGCGTCCGAGGAGAGGCCGAAGCAAGAGGCGGCGCACAAGAGAAAGAGCATCTCGGACCTGGACGAGTTTGGTATGTCGTCCAGCTCAAGGCAGAGGCTCTCCGACATCTCAGACGTGCAGCTGTGTGGATCCCCGCTGACGAGTTTCAGCTGA